CCACAGCACCATTTGCTTTAGGATAGTATACACTGGACCTTAAGTGCTGtatctctctctccctcagaaAATTACTAAATGCATGAGAAGTAAACTGACAACCATTATCTGAGACAAGGTATATCGGACTGAACACAGTGACTAAAAAGCGAATGACAACATCTGTATTGACAGGAGAAGTGAATGCAACCTCAGGCCATTTGCTGTAGTAATCTGTAAGTACAATAGCATAATGGCAGTCCCATGTAGCATTTTCAAATGGACCTGTAATGTCTATTGCAACTTTTTCCCATGGTTTACCAGGGAATTCAACTGGAGTAAGTGGAGCAGGAGCAGTTATGGCTACCATATCACTGTACTGGCAGTTAACACAGGAAGCAATGACAGAATGTACAAATTTGTCCAGTTGTGGCCACCAGAAAAGTTCACGCAGTCTCTGCTTGGTACGGACAATGCCTTGATGTCCTTCATGTGCTAAATCAACAACTCTGGCACGCAGTGAAGCAGGAACAACTAGTCGATCTGTCAATCTCAATATCAGTGAGCCATGAACTGACAACTCATGTCGTATCTGAAAGTATGGAGAAAGGTCCTCAGAAAGACCTTGTTTGCATTTAGTCCAACCTTTTTCAATCTGGTTGCGCAGTAGGGACAGTTCTGGGCAGGCTTCACTGGCAGAAGTGAACTCTGGAAGAGAAATGACACACAGTGACTctttaaaaacagctgcaaTCATGTCAGGTTCCTCTGTTGCCTCGTTTTCAGCAGTTAGTGGTAGTCTGGACAGGCAGTCAGCAGTGACGTTTTGGTGTCCTGGGCGGTAAGTGACATCATACGTGAAGCAGAGCAGTCGAGGGACCATCTGGCAACCCTTAGTCCAGCAAGGCCAGAACCTTTAGAGGTGAGTAAAGTCGTGAGTGCTTGGTGATCTGTATGAAGAACAAAGCGACGACCCCAGAGGTAGATTCTCCACCTTTCCACAGCCCAAACGCAGGCAAGGGCTTCACGTTCGACAGTGGAGTACTTGTGCTCAGTAGAAGAAAGAGTTCTGGATGCAAAAGCGACAACTCTCTCACTTTGATCTGAATGCAGTTGAGTTAACACTGCGCCCAGTCCATAATCTGAAGCATCAGTAGTAACATAGGTTGGTAACTCAGGGTCATACAGAGCTAAGGCAGGACTGTTGACTATCAGTTCTTTAAGTGAAGCAAAGCTAGACTGTGCTTCTGTTGTCCACTTGAAGCTTAAATCTGTGGAGTCCCTGAGCACTGCACGTAGTGGCTCAATGACAGTCGcaaaatctggaataaacttacTGTACCATGATGCAAGACCAAGGAAAGATCTCAGAGAAGATGTGTCGTGTGGAGCTGGAGCATGAATCACAGCAGTGACTCTATCCTGATCCGGTTGAAGACCTTCTATTGAAATGGTGTGACCCAGATAGTTCAGTGAAGGTTGATTGAATTTGCATTTGTGCATGTTTAGTTTGAGTCCGGCATCAGTCAAGGCATGAAGAACTCTCCGTAAATTTTCATCATGTTCTCTTTGTGTAGAGCCATAGCAgatgatgtcatccaggtaTGCCTGTACACCTGGCAAACCTTTAAGGATGATTGACATCATTTTTTGAAACGCTGATGGGGCAGAAGCTAAGCCAAACGGAACTCTGCAGAAACGAAAAAGTCCATCATAAGTGATAAATGCTGTAATATCACGACTTTCAGGATGCAGAGGCATTTGGTGGTAGGCAGAGGCTAAATCAATCGTGGAAAAAACAGTAGCCCCACGTAGATTTGAGAACAGTTCATCCATGTGTGGTAATGGATGGCAATCAGCAACAATGACTTTATTTGGCTCCCTTAAATCAACACACATGCGTGGCTTTCCCCCATCCCTTCTTTGTGTCACGACTATGGGAGAAACCCAAGGAGAAGCATCAATACGTTCAATGATGCCCTTATCCTGGAGATCTGTGAGCTCCTCTGAAACAGCTTGTCTTACTGAAAATGGAAGTCTCCTGAGTTTTTGATGCACTGGAACAGCATTTGGCAGTATATGTACTTTGTGTATGAAGTTTTTAGCATAGCCAACTTCCTGAACTGACACTTCTGGAGCATGTTCTGATACAGTCTCTGGTAAAGCAGTTTGAACTGTAGGTGTAGGAGGAGTACTAGAAGTAACAACTTTTCGTCCTTCAAGTTTCATTTGTAATGCCTGAAACAAATCTAAGCCAAGAAGAGCAGCACCTGACTCAACAACAACAAGAGTACCTGCAGTAGAATGACTATCGTGAGAAATGGTAGCTTTTAAGCACCCTTTTACAgaaattttctcttttgcatAGGTAACGAGAGCAAATGTAGGTTCAGTTAGCACACATTCTGAAAAGTAGGTGCTGTAAATGTCCTCTGGTATAATAGACACCGATGAGCCTGTATCCACAATCAGCTCAACATCTTTGCATTGTCCATTAACAGTCACTTGAACTGTGCAGAGGATCTTGTCTTGCACTGCATTGTTCATGTAGAGAACTGTGGGCTCATTAATGACGACTTCACGTACCTCCTTTTGAGTCGAACGGCACACTCGTGAAAAATGTCCCACTTTACCACACTTATTGCATGTCAATTTAGCAGCAGGGCATGAAGGTTTGTTAGCAAGGTGGTTGAAAGATCCACAGCGGAAGCAGGAACGGTTACCAGCAGCTTGAGCTGTGACAGCAGCAGGATCCCGCGGCTTCTTCTTCATGTCCCAGCGGCGGCTTGGCTTTGGTTGCTTTTGTACAGCCCTCACTGGAGCGGAAGCGCTAGCAGCAGTAGCATCAGAAAGGACATTAGCATCTCTTAATCCACTTTCAATTTGCATCACCAATGTAGTAGCTTTAGCAAGCGTTAAGTCCGCTCCAAGTAATAATCTGTCTCTTATGCGAGTATTAGCAACACGCTCTATCAGTTGATCACGTAGCATTTGTTCCTCCATGTTCCCAAAATCACATGTAGCAGCCAACTCCCGTAAAGAAGCTAAGAATTGGTTTACCGTCTCATCCGGCCTCTGTGCTCGTTGTCGAAACTTGTGACGTTCAGCAATGACGTTCACCTTCGgcacaaaatgttcttttaggGCAGCAATAGCAGCAGCAAACGTGTCTCCGGTATTCGGCAGGGTGTAGAAAAGCCTTTGGCCCTCAGTACCCAGGGCATGAAGTAGAACCGCGCGCTTTCTGGCATCAGGCCAACCATCCCCTGATGCAACTATCACCAACATGTAGTTGTCGAACATTTTTAGCCATGTTGGAAATGGTATCGCTGGTTCCCCTGGGCATGGCATGAATGGAGCAGGTAAAGGCACAGAAATAGACATCCTCGTCGCCAATGTTGTGTTGTTGCTATATTGAAATAGTGGAAAATCAGCACCATTAGACGTAGTTCAGGTTTTGTTCTCTGTTTACTGTCGTTcgttctccttctccttcttcttcttcttcttcttcgtgtgaGAGGAGGGTGTTTGAGGAAGAGCGGAAGAAGAGCGAGTGAGCGAGTGATTGAATCTtttctatctttgtttttttcttactgttttttttcactgggtgtttgtgttacttgtttatttgtaatttcGTGTTAGCTTCGTCGCGTTTTAAGGGGTTTTTGTGGGTTCGGGTGTGGCCGTCAGGCCGGCGTCTTAGGACGCCATGGTAGTTGTTGGTGGTGGGTCTTTCTCCACGCTGACACGGAAGAACGGCATCAAGGTGGGTGCTGGTTCTCCGTGCAGCGTGGAGGAAGTTTGTTTAGCTGTGGGTGAGGTGATTGGGCACGGGGCAATTAGGTCGGCAGCACGGATGAATGGAGCGGTGGTGTTGTTTGTGGAGACAGTGGAGCAGGCTCAGCGTTTGGTGGAAGCGGGCGTGTCTGTCAACGgcttgtttttacatgtttcgcCTTTAACTTTACCTGCAACTAAGGTAATGTTATCAAACGTTCCTCCTTTTATTAGCGATGAGTTTCTGATAAAAGAGTTGTCACGACACGGTAAAGTGGTGTCGCCGATAAGGAAGGTTTTATCTGGCTGTAAGTCACCGTTACTGAAACACGTTGTATCGCACAGAAGACAACTGTTTATGATATTAAACCGTCGAGACGAAGAACTAAATTTGAGGTTTCATGTTAAAATAGATGATTTTGATTACATGTTGTTTGCCACTTCTTCCAACATGAAGTGTTTTGGTTGTGGACAAGAGGGACAcattataaaaatgtgtccagacAAGGCCGGGCCGGCCCCGCCGGGTTCGGCGAAGCAGCAGCCCGCTGCTGCTGAGCAGGAGGGGGCCTCACCTCGTGAGGTTAGTGCAGCGGGGGAACCCGCGGCTGCTGCGGGGGAACCCGCTGCCGCTGCGGAGGAACCCGCGGCTGCGGCGGAGGAACCCGCTGCTGCGGCGGAGGAACCCGCTGCTGCGGCGGGGGAACCCGCGGCTGCTGCGGGGGAACCCGCTGCTGCGGCGGGGGAACCCGCGGTGGCGGCGGAGGAACCCGCTGCAGTAGAACCAGCAGAGGGTATTGTTGAGGTGTCAGTGGTGGACAGTgggatgagtgtgtgtgtgggaacgGAGGGGTGCACGGTGGTGTGTAGTGATGGGGTGAATGGTGGTGAGGGTGAAAGTGTGGAGGGAGAGAATGTCGGTGTGCAGGGAGGacaggaggaggtgaaggacaGTGAGGAGCATTTAGTGTGTGGGGATCAGAGAGGGATAGGTGAGGTGGAGGTAGGAGGACAGAATGAAAGGAGGAACAGTGTAGAGTCGGTTTTGGGAACTGGATTGGAGGGAGAGACAGAGGAGGTGATGGAAGTGGAGGCTTCTGCCCCGGTGAAGAGGCGAAGCAAAAGGAGGAATGTGGTGGCTGCTGTACAGGCCAGCAGGCAGGCCAGCAAGCTGGCTGGAGAGAGGAGGGAAGTGTCAGACAGCAGCGACGCTGAGAGCTGGTTCTCTGACGCCAGTGAGGCGTCAATGACTCAAACAAGTAGTAAAGAACCAAGATACCCTGTCGAGTCTTACAGaacgtttttaaaacaaactaaagggCTGAAAGGAGTAAAGATAGAAAGTTATTTTCCAGATCTGAGAATCTTTTACTCCTCTGCGAGACATCACATTAGGAACAATGAGGTATCGGGTtttgaaaagacagaaatatttagattaaagaAAGCAATGTCAAAAGCGAGAAAacttttttgagtaaaaatgatGCACAGTgattttttagtatttttattattattattttttgtagtcTTTTTGTGTGTTGGTTTTAGCTTCTTACCCAATATGGATTCTTTTAAAATCGCAACTCTGAATCTTAACGGGGCGAGGGAGGCTGAGAAGCGGGCTTTGATTTACCAAACactgaaccaaaagaaaatcgatgttatttatttacaggaaacTCATAGCGATCATTTAATTGAGACGGACTGGGGCAGAGAGTGGAGGGGGGAGGTCATTTTAAGCCACGGCACCTCCCAGAGTGCAGGGGTGGGCTTCCTGTTCTCTAAGGCTTTCACCCCGAACTCCACAGAAGTAGAGCATGTCGTTCAAGGGAGGTGTCTTTTAGTTAAAgcaaagtttgatatttttagtctggtttttattaatatgtatGCTCCGACCACCAATGCAGAGAAAAAGCgtttttttgaacaaattggGGAAAGGTTGGGTGATTGTGGGTCTGaggattatgtttttataggcGGGGATTTTAATTGTACAGAAAACGAGTTTTTAGATCGTAATCATGCAGAGCCGCATCCAGCGGCCCAACATGCTCTGCGGCAGCTGGTCTCGTCTCACGGCCTGGTGGATGTATGGAGGAGGATGCATGCAGGCTCCAGGCAGTACACATGGTCCCACATTAAGGAACACCGAATCTCTTTAGCTCGACTTGatcgtttttgttttaaacaccattttaatgtgtttaaaacatgCCAGATTTTACCGGTGGCTTTTACCGATCATTCGTTGCTTTTAGGtggtgtttttattagaaacattttacctAGAAGCGCTTACTGGCATTTTAACGCGGCTTTAACTTATGATCAGGGTTTTAAGGagattttaggttatttttggACTGGTTTTAGACAGAGAAAGGCTGATTTTACTTGTCTGAGACAGTGGTGGGACCATGgcaaagttcaaataaaactgctgagtcagcagcacACTCTCAATGTTACCCGTGACATTACCGGATCTATCAGAGATCTGGAGATGAACATTGTGGAATTAGAACGACTTAGTGAATCCACAGGAAATCGAGAGTATATTGAAGCTCTCAGATCAAAAAGGCTAGTTTTAGCAAACCTGCTGGAGAATAAAGTCCAAGGCGCTTTGGTCAGGTCCCGGGTCCAGAACATCACGGAGATGGATGCTCCCTCTAGCTTCTTTTTCAGCTTGGAGAGGAAGCACGGGCAGAGGAAGCAGATCCACTCTCTGCTGTCGGACACGGGGCAGCCACTGAGTGAACCAGTGCAGATCAGGAGGAGGGCTGTGGAGTTTTACCGTTCTCTGTTCCACAGCGAATATGAGAAGAACGAGGAACGTTTAGAGGAGTTCTGCAGTGAACTGCCTCAGGTCTCTGAAGAGACCAACACTGACCTGGAGGGCCCCCTGGGGATCCAGGAACTCCACACAGCCCTCCTCAGCATGCAGGGCCAGAAGTCCCCGGGCATTGACGGGCTCACGGTTGAGTTTTACAAGGCCTACTGGGATCTTCTGGCCCAAGATTTGCTCGACGTCTACAACGAGTGTCTGCACACTGGTTCACTCCCCTTGTCCTGCCGAAGGGCGGTCATCACCCTGTTGCCCAAGACGGGGAACTTGCAGGAGATAAAGAACTGGCGCCCCGTGTCCCTCCTCTGTACCGACTACAAGATCCTCTCCAAGGCCCTGGCCACGAGGCTGGGGAAGGCTATGGAGCAAGTCATCCACCGGGATCAGACATATTGCGTCCCCAGCAGGTCCATGGTAGATAATATCTACCTCATTCGGGATGTTTTGGAAGTCTCCGGTTCATTAGGTTTGCAAATTGGCTTGATTTCATTAGATCAAGAAAAGGCATTCGACCGCGTCGAACACGGCTTCCTCTGGGAAACCATGAGGAGGTTCAGGTTCGGCGAGGGTCTTATCGCCAAGATCCAGGTTCTGTACAGTGGCATTGAGAGTGTGCTGAAGATCAACGGTAGCCTGTGTGCTCCTTTTAGGGTGTGTAGAGGCGTTCGACAGGGCTGCTCTACGCACTCTCCCTGGAACCCCTCCTCCGGAAAATACGCTCGAGTGTTTATGGTCTGGTTTTACCTGGTTTTAAGGACAATATGGTTTTATCTGCCTACGCTGacgatgttgttgtttttgtaaaagatcAGCAAGACATCAATGTTTTAACCAAGatcactgaaaagttttttaCTCTGTCCGCTGCGAGGGTGAACTGGGGAAAGAGTGCAGCCCTGGCCGTCGGCGAGTGGTCTGCAGGGCTCCCAGTTCTCCCTCGGGGTCTTTTATGGAAGAAGGACGGTTTTAAATATCTTGGTGTGTTTTTAGGCAATAAATATATTGTGAACAAGAACTGGGACGACattgagcaaaaaataaaaaataaactgtcaaaATGGAAGTGGCTTCACCCACAAATGTCCTACCGGGGCAGAGGTAGGACATTTGTCCAGAATTATTCCCATCATTTCCCCTGTAAACACTGAGACGCCATCAGAAATcctcttacattttttaatactaaATCCTGGAACGATAAACGATACCCCATTGTTGCTACTtaaacttttagatgcatctgtATACACTTGAACATaatcaaagtatttattttctatatatGCTTGCACTGAGTATGattctaaaatatttccttttttcctcatCTCCAACAAAGATAAATCCACAATGATTTCATGAAACAGAGATGGATGGACCGGTGATAATGGAACTGTTTCACTCATTTTTATAgatgataaatcaaaatcttttACGTCCCTTTCTATCTCCCAACCAAAGGATCTTAAattctttttccctttttcccagctaggttttaaaatttcttgaCATGGATGGTTTTCATACTGACCCTTTAAATAACTCCAGTAAGATAATCTTAACTGTAATCTTCTGAGGCAAAGTGGTATTTCCCCCATTTCAACTAACAAAGCTGAGATCGGAGTTGTTCTGATGGCTCCTGTACACAACCTCAAGGCTTGATACTGAATAATGTCTAATTTTTTAAGTAGTGTTTCTGATGCTGATCCAAAGGCCAGGCTACCATAATCTAATACAGATCTTATTAAACCCGTATATATTATTTTCAATGCTTTCCTCTCAGCGCCCCACTTTCTTCCCACCAAACACctcataatatttaaaactctCTTACACTTATCCACTACTttttgaatatgtctactccAAGTAAGTTTTTCATCCATCCACAAACCCAAAAATTTAAACTCATTTACTCTTTCTAAATCATGtttatacaaatacaattttaaatcaTTAGATACTTTCTTTCTAGTGAAAAATAAGGTCTTTGTTTTATctattgaaattttaaaaccccAATTATATGACCATTCTTCTATACTATATATTGCTTCTTGTAATTTCTTAACTATAAATTTCAAATTCTTACCCCTCTTCCAAATTGCTCCATCATCAGCAAATAATGAACAACCCATGCCACTCTCCAAATTGTCAAACATATCATTAATCAtaatagagaaaaacaaaggactCACAATACTTCCTTGAGGAGTtccattttcaacaaaatatttttctgacaacTGTTGACCTACTCTTACTTGTATAGATCTATtatgtaaaaaatcttttatccaATTAAACATTGACCCTCTAACCCCCATTTtccttaatttaattaaaaaccctTCTTTCCACATCATATCATAGGCTTTCTCTATGTCAAAGAAAACCGCCACCACACTCTCCTTATTAACTTGCCcttttctgatttcatgttctaaacacaaaataggGTCCATAGTACTTCTACCTTTCCTAAATCCACTTTGAAATTTTGACAGATACCCCTTCTTCTCCACAAAATAACTCAATCTTTCATTTATCATTCTTTCCATTATTTTGCATATATGTGAAGTTAACGCAATAGGTCTATAACTTGTAGGATTTGACTTCTCTTTCCCTGGCTTTAAGATTGGAACTATAATTGCTTCCTTCCATGCCACAGGTAAATAACCCCCTTCCCATATCTTATTAAAGAAATCTAATAATATCTTTTTAGATGAAATACTAAGTTTTTTAATCATAATATAAGAAATATTGTCTTTTCCTGGAGaagaattttttgttttccttaaagcgttgtttaattcaaataatGAAAAGGAATTATTCAATAGATCATTATATTCTGTATCTACTTCTAACAGGTTAATATTTTCCTTAATAATAGAAACTCTTTTCCTTATTTCTTCTGTATTTAAATTATTGCTACTATGAATTTCAACAAATTTCCTAGCCATCATATTTGCCTTCTCCTCCTCATTTAGAGCCATTTCATCTCCATTCTTAAGAACTGGATATCCATATTCACTTCTAATTCCATTCATTCGTTTAATCATTCCCCAAAtttttgaaatctttgtttCCCTTCCTACTGTATTACAGAAATTTCCCCAATAAGCGCTTTTTACCGTTCTTTTAACCAAAGCTTGTGACTTTTTATATCCCAGCaaattctcaaaattctgatttctctttaacAACCTAAAGGCTTTATTTCTGGATTTAATTGCCAAATCACATTCCTTTGTCCACCATGgtactatttttttcttatactttccttttttcctttgaattgtTCCATGTGCTGCTCCTGAAATAGCTTCACAAATAGAAGAGTTTACACCATCTATATCCAAATCAAAATTAACCTTTAGCAGTTTTTCATcacttattattttatatttttcccaatcaacatttctaaatatccATCTTTCTATATTTCTATTATCATCTTTCCCTATTTCTAAACCGATTTCAATCACAATAGGATAATGATCACTTCCTAATGTAGATTCCTTTAAAACTTTCCAATTACTAATCCCGGCAAAATTCACTGATACTAGAGTTAGATCTAGTGCTGACTCATTTCCATTTCTAATATCAATTCTTGTCCCTTCTCCATCATTAATACAAACCAATTGCTTCTTATCCATTAATTGTTCTACCACTTCTccatttgcatcatttttttgACCCCACACAGTGCTATAAGCATTAAAATCTCCACAACAAATTAGATTTCTACCTAGACTTTTAAACATATCCTCCATTTGATCTAAATTCAATTTTTTACATGgattataaaaatttaatatctTAATATTTTCCTTATTAATCCAGATTTCCACAGATATCCATTCTAAAGATGATCCTTTATCTACAAACCTATACTGAATCCCTTGCTTAACAAATATTACACAACCTCCTCCACTTTCTTGCTCCCTATCCCTTCTAATGCTATCATATCCTGCTATCACAAAATCTAGCTCTGGTTTAAGCCATGTTTCCTGAACACAAATAATATCTGGTTTAATTTCCAAACAGTTTATATAACCTTTAAATTCTTGACCATTTGCTATTAGACTTCTTGCATTCCATTGTAAGATAATCATTACATTCTTCCTCCACCTTGTTTTCCATCTATTTCAagccttttatttattagttcCCAAGATAAATCCTTCACATCTAAAAATTTTTCTGCACCTTTCactataattttaattttttctgttttacttgaTCAGTACAGTTGATTACATATGCCAtgaataatattaatttatccATTGTGATTTCCATTCCAGATTGTGAAATCTTACTGGGCTCAGCCCTAATGCTAGACATTACTTGTTGATTTTCCTGAACCGCTCTTTTCTCTTGAATACTTTTTGTTGCCTCTGCATAAgtgatgtttttaattgttctcAGCTGTTGAATTTCTGCTGCCTTTTTCCTTGCCTCGCAACCTCCATACGCTACATTATGCTGACCACCACAGTTACAGCATTTCACTTGTACATCCACTCCATATTCATCATATCGATGATCACCTCCACATTTGGCACATCTTTGCTTCCCTTTACACACTGCTGCAATATGACCATACcttttgcatttaaaacagCGCAAAGGGGGAAGGACATATGGTCTCACAGGAAAACTCATGAATCCAATTTTAACCTTATCAGGAAGGACTTCTCCTTGAAACTCCAAAAGAATCGATAGACTCTCCATTTTCTCTCCATTCACATGCTTCAACAATCTTTTCAATCTCCGAACTTCTCCCCCCTGTATGTTCTTTTTGAGTCTTTCTAAATCCTCCTCCAGCGGAATACCAGTGATAACACCACGTGATACTCTATTTTCTCCAACAATTACTTTCTCACCAACTacttttttgcaaatgttgTCAATCTTCAAGCATTTATTCTTTTGGTCTTCAGATTTGcattttatcaacatgtttccATCTCGTAATGTTTTAACAAACTCTACCTctcctattttcttttttatttctcttgaaACTTGTATCGGACTTAAATTAATATTCATATCTTCCTTCCTAAATTTAAGAATTACCTTAAATTCTTCGTTTGTTACTTTCTTCCTAACCATTCTATTTTCCTCATCTGAGCTGCACTCTTCCAAAGTTCGCTTACTATTCTGGCTACCAATTACTCTATCCtctttcaaaactttttctttacCTCTACCTCTTCCTCTTCCTACCGGAGTCCAATCGTCAAAATCCATATCATCATCCTCACCACCTCCATCTGCCTTAGTTGTCATCCTAATCCAGTCACAAACCAGTTTATGCCCGGAATCCGCCTTCCGTGGTCTGCTCCTTTGGTCGGGTCGTGCTTCCCCCCTTCTCCTTCTCTACCACATACAGCgtattttgtcacatcattCTCAGAGCTCCCCCTTCTGTCCTTTTCATGCAATAGCAGAACATAACAACAGGTGatgaaatgaatcacattttaagtaaaaaaattgatttttaaaatatttcaggtaataaacatatatgtaatgaaagattatatttttaaataaacattttatgtgattaaagtaaacaattataGAATCAGCATTTTGTctgatgtaaacatttaatgtaaacaagCAAACCAGATGAAAGAGCCCATCTTTAAACATGTAATGTGTAATGAAACAATTCA
This genomic stretch from Xiphophorus hellerii strain 12219 chromosome 4, Xiphophorus_hellerii-4.1, whole genome shotgun sequence harbors:
- the LOC116718700 gene encoding pollen-specific leucine-rich repeat extensin-like protein 3, yielding MSRFVLKTFCKTRQGILVLYYLFESLTPHWRQRTSSQRRCCLTLPSSLQPACWPACWPVQQPPHSSFCFASSPGQKPPLPSPPLSLPPIQFPKPTLHCSSFHSVLLPPPHLSLSDPHTLNAPHCPSPPPVLPAHRHSLPPHFHPHHHSPHHYTPPCTPPFPHTHSSHCPPLTPQQYPLLVLLQRVPPPPPRVPPPQQRVPPQQPRVPPPQQRVPPPQQRVPPPQPRVPPQRQRVPPQQPRVPPLH